One genomic window of Planctomycetota bacterium includes the following:
- the mraZ gene encoding division/cell wall cluster transcriptional repressor MraZ has translation MFYGEHETSVDDKGRVIIPARLRDAARAAEGAVGFMMTLGEDGCITIYTPRRWKEIEAAVNSAPQKAESSRRRRRLLFTQAAEGDCDRQGRMRVPASLLAEASITHDAVIVGVSDQMELWDRERWRAYRAEMLNERGRDAEAYPL, from the coding sequence GTGTTTTACGGCGAACATGAAACCTCCGTGGACGACAAGGGCAGGGTGATCATCCCAGCCAGGCTGCGCGACGCCGCGCGCGCAGCCGAAGGCGCCGTGGGCTTCATGATGACCCTAGGCGAGGACGGCTGCATTACGATCTACACCCCCCGTCGCTGGAAGGAGATCGAGGCGGCAGTGAACTCAGCACCTCAGAAGGCCGAGAGCAGCCGCCGTCGTCGGCGACTGCTCTTCACCCAGGCCGCCGAGGGCGACTGCGACCGCCAGGGCCGGATGCGCGTGCCCGCCTCGCTGCTGGCAGAAGCCTCGATAACCCACGATGCCGTCATCGTCGGCGTAAGCGACCAGATGGAGTTGTGGGACAGGGAGCGCTGGCGGGCGTACCGGGCCGAGATGCTCAATGAGCGCGGACGCGATGCCGAGGCCTATCCCTTGTGA
- a CDS encoding sulfatase → MMMGRRGFLRAAALGATAGALGCRRPPRISRSERRPNVVFILTDDMRWDAMGCAGHPFLKTPHLDRLAAEGARFANCFCTTSLCSPSRASMLSGLYAHAHGVTNNFTDYPNELPSFPRQLQAAGYATAYIGKWHMNEESDERRPGFDFWASHKGQAKYYDTEFNINGTRGVLKGYYTTRVTDLAIDWLGQQRPDRPFLLMLGHKAPHSPNTPEPQYEHLFDDVKIEYPPTAFALEGKPDWIRQRLDTWHGIYGPLWGFRKEFPDRRPESVAAFAAFCRAYYATIQSVDDSVGRLYEALRASGQLDNTLILFVGDNGFFLGEHGMMDKRTMHEPSIRIPLLARYPALIPQGGVESRMVLNVDLAPTILDFCGARPLPKVHGRSWRRLAGGEDDMQWRRSWFYAYDYEKQFPYTPNVRGVRTDQWKYIHYPHGDGGPDRHKAELYHLKSDPLETKNLIDDPAHAPKLAELKAELQRLMAAAGALPDRMPLDEGVKAVLPEKSIR, encoded by the coding sequence ATGATGATGGGGCGACGCGGGTTTCTCAGGGCCGCGGCCCTGGGCGCGACGGCTGGGGCGCTGGGATGTCGGCGACCGCCACGGATCAGCCGGAGCGAACGCCGGCCCAACGTGGTCTTCATCCTCACCGACGACATGCGCTGGGATGCGATGGGCTGTGCGGGGCACCCGTTCCTGAAGACCCCCCACCTCGACCGCCTGGCCGCCGAGGGCGCACGGTTCGCCAACTGCTTCTGCACCACGTCGCTGTGCTCGCCGAGCCGCGCCTCGATGCTCTCCGGCCTCTACGCCCACGCCCACGGCGTGACGAACAACTTCACCGACTACCCGAACGAGCTCCCCAGCTTCCCCCGCCAGCTCCAGGCCGCAGGCTACGCCACCGCCTACATCGGCAAGTGGCACATGAACGAGGAGAGCGACGAACGCCGCCCGGGCTTCGACTTCTGGGCCTCCCACAAAGGCCAGGCGAAATACTACGACACCGAGTTCAACATCAACGGCACCCGCGGCGTCCTCAAGGGCTACTACACGACCCGCGTGACCGACCTGGCCATTGATTGGCTCGGCCAGCAGCGCCCCGACAGGCCGTTCCTGCTCATGCTCGGCCACAAGGCCCCCCACTCGCCCAACACGCCCGAGCCGCAGTACGAGCACCTCTTCGACGACGTGAAGATCGAGTATCCGCCCACGGCCTTCGCCCTGGAGGGCAAGCCCGACTGGATTCGCCAGCGGCTCGACACCTGGCACGGCATCTACGGCCCGCTCTGGGGCTTCAGGAAAGAGTTCCCCGACCGACGTCCCGAATCAGTGGCCGCCTTCGCCGCCTTCTGCCGTGCCTACTACGCCACGATCCAGAGCGTGGACGACTCGGTTGGCCGCCTCTACGAGGCCCTCAGGGCATCGGGCCAGCTCGACAACACGCTGATCCTCTTCGTCGGCGACAACGGCTTCTTCCTCGGCGAGCACGGGATGATGGACAAGCGGACCATGCACGAGCCCAGCATCCGCATCCCCCTCCTCGCCCGCTATCCCGCACTCATCCCGCAGGGCGGAGTAGAAAGCCGCATGGTCCTCAACGTGGACCTGGCGCCGACAATCCTCGATTTCTGCGGAGCGCGCCCGCTGCCGAAAGTCCACGGTCGCTCCTGGCGGAGGCTGGCAGGTGGCGAGGACGACATGCAATGGCGAAGATCATGGTTCTACGCCTACGACTACGAGAAGCAGTTCCCCTACACGCCGAACGTCCGCGGTGTGCGCACCGACCAGTGGAAGTACATCCACTATCCCCACGGCGACGGCGGCCCCGACCGCCACAAGGCCGAACTGTACCACCTCAAGTCCGACCCGCTCGAAACGAAGAACCTGATTGACGACCCCGCCCATGCCCCGAAGCTGGCCGAGTTGAAGGCCGAGCTTCAGCGCCTCATGGCTGCCGCCGGCGCGCTCCCCGACCGCATGCCCCTCGACGAGGGCGTCAAAGCCGTCCTGCCCGAGAAGTCCATTCGATAG
- a CDS encoding ComEC/Rec2 family competence protein: protein MAQAGPDEKRRFPAYRPLVPAAVAFAAGIAAREFLRLPPLAVWGALIGALTLFPLLRWAGRRGMALGFLYIGIMGAGWVRLDAAVGQRPEHHVARFLGDQGQLVKLRGVVASDPEVRELPPVRLAGDSQWLASEACEARFDLDVLEAHVGGRWLSATGRLRVVQHEPSVTPGYGDTVVATGTARLPSPPSNPGQMDGATLLRRKGIDGVLSLSGGGLTVEAGL, encoded by the coding sequence ATGGCGCAGGCGGGGCCAGATGAGAAGAGGCGCTTCCCGGCGTACCGGCCGCTGGTGCCGGCAGCCGTGGCGTTCGCGGCGGGCATCGCGGCCAGAGAGTTCCTGCGGTTGCCGCCGCTGGCTGTGTGGGGGGCGCTGATTGGCGCGCTGACGCTATTCCCTTTGCTTCGATGGGCGGGCCGCCGTGGCATGGCGCTCGGTTTCTTGTACATAGGCATTATGGGCGCGGGCTGGGTGCGGTTGGACGCGGCCGTGGGGCAACGGCCCGAGCACCACGTGGCGCGATTCCTGGGAGACCAGGGGCAGCTTGTCAAGCTCCGAGGGGTGGTTGCGAGCGATCCAGAGGTCCGAGAACTGCCGCCGGTGAGGCTGGCCGGCGATAGCCAGTGGCTGGCCAGCGAGGCATGCGAGGCCCGTTTCGACCTGGACGTGCTGGAAGCGCACGTTGGCGGGAGATGGCTCTCCGCAACAGGGCGGCTTCGGGTGGTGCAGCATGAGCCGTCGGTGACCCCCGGCTATGGGGACACCGTGGTGGCGACCGGCACGGCGCGGCTACCTTCGCCACCGAGCAATCCGGGCCAGATGGATGGAGCGACGCTGCTGCGTCGCAAAGGCATTGACGGCGTGCTGTCGCTTAGCGGCGGAGGGTTGACCGTGGAGGCGGGTCTGG
- the mraZ gene encoding division/cell wall cluster transcriptional repressor MraZ: MGTRFIGQYLQKLDTKHRVVVPRAFRELIGEEEIRAGLFLTRGLDKCLFLFPASQWDSVAEEIAAADLRGFNARMVQRFFFGDAVHVDPDKLGRVLLPDHLRQLAGIEDEAIFVGTSNRIELWNPGRWKALREAHEAQFEELTESLYQLRPAGEE, encoded by the coding sequence GTGGGCACCCGGTTCATAGGCCAGTATCTCCAGAAGCTCGACACCAAGCACCGCGTCGTGGTGCCGCGAGCCTTCCGCGAGTTGATCGGCGAGGAGGAGATCCGTGCCGGCCTCTTCCTCACCCGCGGCCTCGACAAGTGCCTGTTCCTCTTCCCGGCCAGCCAGTGGGATTCTGTGGCCGAGGAGATCGCTGCCGCCGACCTACGGGGCTTCAATGCCCGGATGGTGCAGCGGTTTTTCTTTGGCGACGCCGTGCACGTGGACCCCGACAAACTCGGCCGCGTGCTGCTGCCCGACCACCTGCGGCAGCTCGCCGGCATCGAGGACGAGGCGATCTTCGTCGGCACGTCGAACCGCATCGAGCTCTGGAACCCGGGCCGCTGGAAGGCGCTCAGAGAGGCCCACGAAGCCCAGTTCGAGGAACTCACCGAGTCGCTCTACCAGCTCCGCCCAGCGGGCGAGGAATAG
- the rsmH gene encoding 16S rRNA (cytosine(1402)-N(4))-methyltransferase RsmH, with translation MHKSVLLDEVLTLLRPAPGRWFIDATVGLGGHAGALLERLLPGGRLLGLDLDAEALELARQRLAAFEGHFELVHGSFRDLAELAERRAGRRADGVVMDLGVSSFQLQQPAKGFSFLVDGPLDMRLDTSQGVPAARFIERASQAELERVLREYGEERYARRIARAIIERRHTLRSTLDLARLVEATVPRREARIHPATRTFQALRIAVNDELGALTAALATLPRWLAPGGRVAVIAFHSLEDRIVKQSFREYAKAGVVALVTRKPIRPSPEEVADNPRARSARLRVAERLTG, from the coding sequence ATGCATAAGTCCGTCCTGCTCGACGAGGTGTTGACTCTGCTGCGCCCTGCCCCAGGCCGCTGGTTCATTGACGCCACGGTGGGACTGGGGGGGCACGCCGGTGCCCTCCTCGAGCGGCTTCTCCCCGGTGGGCGGCTCCTGGGGCTCGACCTCGATGCCGAGGCCCTGGAACTGGCTCGGCAGCGCCTGGCGGCGTTCGAGGGGCATTTCGAGCTCGTGCACGGCAGTTTTCGCGACCTGGCCGAGCTGGCCGAGCGGCGCGCGGGTCGGCGGGCGGATGGAGTGGTGATGGATCTCGGGGTCTCAAGCTTCCAGTTGCAGCAGCCCGCCAAGGGCTTCAGCTTCCTGGTGGATGGCCCGCTGGACATGCGTCTGGACACGAGCCAGGGCGTTCCGGCGGCCCGGTTCATCGAGCGAGCCTCCCAGGCGGAGCTTGAGCGAGTGCTTCGGGAGTACGGCGAGGAGCGCTACGCCCGCCGCATCGCCCGGGCGATCATCGAGCGTCGCCACACCCTCCGCAGCACACTCGACCTGGCGCGCCTCGTGGAGGCCACGGTGCCGCGCCGCGAAGCCAGGATTCATCCGGCGACTAGGACCTTCCAGGCCCTCCGGATCGCCGTCAACGACGAGCTGGGAGCGCTGACGGCGGCGCTGGCCACGCTGCCCCGCTGGCTCGCCCCGGGCGGCCGCGTGGCTGTGATTGCCTTTCACTCGCTCGAGGACCGCATCGTCAAGCAGAGCTTCCGTGAGTACGCCAAGGCAGGCGTCGTGGCACTGGTGACCCGCAAGCCGATCCGCCCCTCGCCCGAGGAGGTGGCGGACAACCCACGCGCGCGCAGCGCCCGCCTCCGTGTGGCGGAGCGGCTGACAGGCTAG
- a CDS encoding N-6 DNA methylase produces MASVSQVLPRAGHQREALRVRGQFWTPQWVAEAMVAYVLRGGATEVFDPAVGAGAFFRAATTVARSLGIRVGLSGTEVDPVTLAQAREAGLSETDLARVRVADFLLDPPPHPLAAVVANPPYIRHHRLSPSMKAWVRWFGGSLIGHPLDGRAGLHIYFLLRALQLLAPDGRLAFILPADTCEGVFADDLWRWVASRYRIDAVVTFAPAASPFPGVDTNPIIFFIRNTRPKDELEWVRCSEPGTPDLRDWVLSGMAGKAFPTLTNMPRRLDEALGTGFSRPPRVSSCGQPVLGDFATVMRGIVTGANEFFFLTVQEAADLGLPAGLLVPAIGRTRDVPGSEVTPELMASLSAAGKPTLLFAPDGRDKEDFPPQVRAYLAKGEEAGLPQRAIMRARWPWYRMETREIPPFLFAYLGRRNARFIRNLAGVVPLTCFLCVYPRRSDLLFAEELWQVLSHPLTVANLSVVGKSYGSGCIKVEPRSLERLPLPQPVLDETGLAPQTRGTQLRLPL; encoded by the coding sequence ATGGCCTCCGTTAGCCAAGTGTTGCCGCGGGCAGGTCATCAGAGAGAGGCGTTGCGCGTAAGGGGGCAGTTCTGGACTCCCCAGTGGGTGGCGGAGGCGATGGTTGCCTACGTCCTGCGCGGCGGAGCGACCGAGGTCTTCGACCCCGCCGTGGGAGCCGGCGCGTTTTTCCGGGCAGCCACGACCGTGGCGCGTTCGTTGGGCATTCGCGTCGGCCTGTCAGGAACCGAAGTGGACCCGGTCACTCTCGCGCAAGCCCGTGAGGCAGGGCTCTCCGAAACGGATCTCGCGAGGGTGCGTGTGGCAGACTTCCTGCTGGATCCGCCTCCTCACCCTCTGGCCGCCGTTGTGGCGAATCCGCCGTACATCCGCCACCATCGCCTGTCACCGAGCATGAAGGCATGGGTCAGGTGGTTTGGGGGTTCGCTGATCGGGCACCCGCTGGATGGCAGGGCGGGTTTGCACATCTATTTCCTGCTGCGCGCCCTCCAGCTTCTGGCGCCCGACGGCCGCTTGGCCTTCATTCTGCCGGCCGACACTTGTGAGGGCGTCTTTGCAGATGACCTGTGGCGATGGGTCGCGTCTCGCTATCGCATTGATGCCGTCGTCACGTTCGCGCCCGCCGCATCACCGTTCCCCGGCGTGGACACGAACCCGATCATCTTCTTCATCAGGAACACCAGGCCAAAGGATGAGCTCGAGTGGGTGAGATGCTCTGAGCCGGGAACCCCTGACCTGAGAGATTGGGTGCTCTCTGGCATGGCGGGCAAGGCATTCCCAACGCTCACCAACATGCCGCGCCGCCTCGATGAAGCGCTGGGGACAGGGTTCTCCCGGCCGCCACGAGTCTCATCTTGCGGCCAGCCTGTCCTGGGTGACTTCGCGACCGTCATGCGGGGCATTGTGACCGGGGCGAACGAGTTCTTCTTCCTTACCGTGCAGGAGGCAGCCGACTTGGGCTTGCCTGCCGGTCTCCTGGTGCCCGCCATCGGCAGGACCCGCGACGTGCCCGGCAGCGAGGTGACGCCCGAACTCATGGCCAGCCTCTCCGCTGCCGGCAAACCGACCCTCCTGTTCGCCCCGGACGGCAGGGACAAGGAGGACTTCCCCCCGCAGGTTCGCGCATACCTCGCCAAGGGTGAGGAGGCCGGCCTGCCACAGCGTGCCATCATGCGAGCCCGTTGGCCTTGGTACCGAATGGAGACGCGAGAGATCCCGCCTTTCCTGTTCGCCTATCTCGGCCGGCGCAATGCCCGCTTCATCCGCAACCTGGCCGGGGTGGTGCCCCTCACCTGTTTTCTCTGCGTGTACCCGCGCCGCAGCGACCTGCTGTTCGCCGAGGAGCTCTGGCAGGTCCTCAGCCATCCGCTCACGGTGGCCAATCTCTCGGTCGTTGGCAAGTCATACGGCTCCGGGTGCATCAAGGTCGAACCCCGCTCGCTAGAGCGGTTGCCTCTGCCCCAGCCGGTCCTTGACGAGACAGGGCTTGCCCCGCAAACACGGGGCACTCAGCTCCGACTGCCTCTTTGA
- a CDS encoding NPCBM/NEW2 domain-containing protein: MRQDWYFRESLAAIADWEDLLAEWEKATPEPDRTPVLPVSASGEVVEWPNPIPRMLLPNDDAKARVRVRFADGTMQVERVAPDGKAERQAAKPGEAVVGYKHPGGGGKSYWYHSYVRRFDRLLSFRPKPAAFALELNAPLDMKRGSNDVGLSLRNASDKPLALKLSLRFLAPGAEAKVLSSRDVDVPPTTTKAARLGVELPGAGGGLLLLTIAAGAEAYWLPLFTYVEPEGFEQASAERDARLLREVTFESLLFVKRKPYTSEQPFMDAHHCHNPPGGGIYRLSPVRPDGKVTPVVNSLGDGIYRDLCLHWDAKKLLFAFGNGVERAHAPVVPGQSYHIYEVNVDGTGLRQVTFGPKNDCEPFYLPDGRIGFTSDRSEHYVMCGSNIHAPNLFAVNPDGSGLTQLSHNVFNDFNPSILPDGRIIYDRWEYNERSVTSLHDLFTMRPDGSMVAPYYGNATIRPNVIMFPRAVPGSTKVTALFTGHHGQTHGPIGLLDVRKGADGDEPITILTPGVPTIGEKIQDSRRGWHSDPWPLSEDIYLCSYTPTVQPWLERSWALYVGDRGGKLALLYRDPAISCAEPVPLVARPRPHRLPPVESVGGAFAPRAAQSSAAQAESDATLVLMDAYEGLPGVPRGEAKFLRILEDVPRKGVHEGGVICTSGTPIYTVKRIFGTVPIEADGSAHFAVPADRNVYFEVLDARHREIQRMRSVVCLKPGERRTCIGCHEPRTAAPPNRLASATWREPSRPAPLPWGDKVFSFLRDVQPLLNAKCIQCHTHDRAANAVILTDDLTDQFTVGYQELLPYLSVANAMRWDHPDDVYPRPPYTYGSKVSRLTQILEAGHHNVKLRDDDWQRLFAWIDANAVYYDRYETPHWPNRSIFSGAQRKALDEVHARRCATCHGTAGGASAPRDTWWLSLNRRDPKLSRMLMAPLARAAGGWQRCRETVFANADDADYKAMLAALTSLRAALAERPREDLLSVQGTEAERQQVAFPPPPPPGPRKLPAPPEGEGVYLSDLPWEKASAGWTANKDGLPRRDKDAEDKPLRLGGGKAYRKGIGTHAPSEIVYKLDGAYARFLADVGGAEERGTVIFRVYADEKLVFESGVLHGMREVKAIDLPIAGVRVLRLVVADAGDGIIADMANWAGARLLRAAPR, encoded by the coding sequence GTGCGGCAGGATTGGTATTTCCGCGAATCTCTGGCCGCCATCGCCGACTGGGAGGACCTGCTCGCCGAGTGGGAGAAGGCCACGCCCGAACCAGACCGCACGCCCGTGCTCCCCGTGTCGGCCAGCGGCGAGGTCGTCGAGTGGCCCAACCCCATCCCGCGCATGCTCCTGCCCAACGACGATGCGAAGGCGCGGGTGCGCGTCCGTTTCGCCGATGGCACGATGCAGGTCGAGCGCGTGGCACCCGATGGTAAGGCCGAGCGCCAGGCCGCAAAGCCCGGCGAAGCCGTCGTCGGCTACAAGCACCCCGGCGGCGGGGGGAAGAGCTACTGGTATCACAGCTATGTCCGCCGCTTCGACCGGCTTCTCTCCTTCCGCCCCAAGCCAGCCGCCTTCGCCCTCGAACTCAATGCCCCGCTCGACATGAAGCGTGGGTCAAACGATGTCGGTCTCTCGCTGCGCAATGCCAGCGACAAGCCTCTTGCGCTCAAGCTCTCGCTGCGCTTCCTTGCGCCCGGCGCCGAGGCGAAGGTCCTGAGTTCGCGGGATGTGGACGTCCCGCCCACAACAACAAAGGCCGCCCGGCTCGGCGTGGAGCTGCCCGGCGCGGGCGGCGGGCTGCTGCTCCTCACCATCGCGGCCGGCGCGGAGGCCTATTGGCTGCCCCTCTTCACCTATGTCGAGCCAGAGGGGTTTGAGCAGGCGAGCGCGGAGCGCGACGCTCGGCTCCTTCGCGAGGTGACCTTCGAATCGTTGCTGTTTGTGAAGCGCAAGCCCTACACGAGTGAGCAGCCGTTCATGGACGCCCACCACTGCCACAACCCGCCCGGCGGCGGCATCTACCGCCTCAGCCCCGTGCGGCCCGACGGCAAGGTGACGCCCGTCGTGAACTCCCTCGGCGACGGCATCTATCGCGATCTGTGCCTGCATTGGGACGCGAAGAAGCTGCTCTTCGCCTTCGGCAACGGGGTCGAGCGCGCCCACGCCCCCGTCGTGCCCGGCCAGAGCTATCACATCTACGAGGTCAACGTGGACGGCACCGGCCTCCGCCAGGTCACGTTCGGGCCGAAGAACGACTGCGAGCCGTTCTACCTGCCCGACGGGCGGATCGGCTTCACCTCCGACCGCTCCGAGCACTACGTGATGTGCGGCAGCAACATCCACGCGCCCAACCTCTTCGCCGTGAACCCCGACGGCTCGGGGCTGACCCAGCTCAGCCACAACGTGTTCAACGACTTCAACCCCTCGATCCTGCCCGACGGGCGGATCATCTACGACCGCTGGGAGTACAACGAGCGCTCGGTGACGAGCCTGCACGACCTGTTCACCATGCGGCCCGACGGCTCGATGGTCGCTCCCTACTACGGCAATGCCACGATCCGCCCCAACGTCATCATGTTCCCGCGAGCCGTCCCCGGCAGCACCAAGGTCACGGCCCTCTTCACCGGCCACCACGGCCAGACCCACGGCCCCATCGGCCTCCTTGACGTGCGGAAGGGCGCCGACGGCGATGAACCCATCACCATCCTCACCCCCGGCGTGCCGACCATCGGCGAGAAGATCCAGGACAGCCGCCGCGGCTGGCACTCCGACCCCTGGCCGCTCTCAGAAGACATCTATCTTTGCTCGTACACACCCACCGTCCAGCCCTGGCTCGAACGAAGCTGGGCGCTCTACGTGGGCGACCGCGGCGGAAAGCTGGCCCTCCTCTACCGCGACCCCGCCATCTCCTGCGCCGAGCCCGTGCCTCTCGTCGCCCGCCCGCGGCCCCATCGGCTGCCTCCGGTGGAGTCTGTGGGCGGGGCCTTCGCGCCCCGCGCGGCTCAATCGTCGGCGGCCCAGGCCGAGTCGGACGCAACGCTCGTGCTGATGGACGCCTACGAGGGGCTGCCCGGCGTGCCGCGCGGCGAGGCGAAGTTCCTGCGAATCCTCGAGGACGTGCCGCGCAAAGGCGTCCACGAGGGCGGCGTCATCTGCACCTCTGGAACCCCCATCTACACCGTCAAGCGCATCTTCGGCACCGTGCCCATCGAGGCCGACGGCTCGGCCCACTTCGCCGTGCCCGCCGACAGGAACGTCTACTTCGAGGTCCTCGACGCGCGACACCGCGAGATACAGCGCATGCGGAGCGTCGTGTGCCTCAAGCCTGGCGAGCGCCGCACCTGCATCGGCTGCCACGAGCCGCGCACCGCCGCCCCGCCGAACCGCCTGGCCTCCGCCACCTGGCGTGAGCCGAGCCGGCCGGCGCCTCTGCCGTGGGGCGACAAGGTCTTCTCCTTCCTCCGCGACGTGCAGCCCCTCCTCAACGCCAAGTGCATCCAGTGCCACACCCACGACCGCGCGGCTAACGCCGTCATCCTCACCGACGACCTCACCGACCAGTTCACCGTCGGCTACCAGGAGCTTCTCCCCTACCTGAGCGTGGCCAACGCCATGCGTTGGGACCACCCCGACGACGTGTATCCCCGCCCGCCCTACACCTATGGCTCGAAGGTCTCGCGCCTCACGCAGATTCTCGAGGCAGGGCACCATAACGTGAAGCTCCGCGACGACGACTGGCAGCGCCTCTTCGCCTGGATTGACGCCAACGCCGTCTACTACGACCGCTACGAAACGCCCCATTGGCCCAACCGCAGCATCTTCAGCGGGGCGCAGCGCAAGGCGCTCGACGAGGTCCACGCCCGCCGCTGCGCCACCTGCCACGGCACTGCGGGCGGGGCCTCCGCGCCCCGCGACACCTGGTGGCTCAGCCTCAATCGCCGCGACCCCAAGCTCAGCCGCATGCTCATGGCCCCCCTGGCCCGAGCCGCCGGCGGCTGGCAGCGGTGCAGGGAAACAGTGTTTGCCAATGCCGACGACGCCGACTACAAGGCCATGCTCGCCGCGCTCACCTCGCTTCGTGCCGCCCTGGCCGAGCGGCCCCGCGAAGACCTCCTCTCCGTCCAGGGCACCGAGGCCGAGCGCCAACAGGTCGCCTTTCCCCCGCCTCCACCGCCAGGCCCAAGGAAGCTCCCCGCCCCGCCCGAGGGCGAAGGCGTCTATCTCAGCGACCTCCCCTGGGAGAAGGCATCGGCTGGCTGGACCGCCAACAAGGATGGCCTGCCCCGCCGCGACAAGGACGCGGAGGACAAGCCCCTTCGCCTGGGCGGCGGCAAAGCTTATCGCAAGGGCATCGGCACCCACGCCCCCTCCGAGATCGTCTACAAGCTCGACGGCGCCTACGCCCGTTTCCTCGCCGACGTTGGCGGGGCCGAGGAGAGGGGCACCGTCATCTTCCGCGTCTACGCCGACGAGAAGCTGGTTTTCGAGAGCGGCGTCCTCCACGGCATGCGCGAGGTCAAGGCCATTGACCTCCCCATCGCCGGCGTACGGGTCTTGCGCCTCGTCGTCGCCGACGCCGGCGACGGCATCATCGCCGACATGGCCAACTGGGCCGGGGCGCGGCTACTGCGGGCGGCGCCGCGGTAG
- a CDS encoding ComEC/Rec2 family competence protein: RGLLAATHAARGWLRETLKASLAPDKHTAPLLCALTLGDRTDVDDNLAEAFARTGTIHLLAVSGFNVAVVAWVVWTLTSLAGLGQRAAGALVLCAVGVYALVTGAPPSVVRAAVMSGAYVLSIMGRRQSDAVHAAALAALVLLAARPFDLFQPGFQLSFAAVLGILLLSEDLAAMLGPGESVLERVAGPRGVGAFAWIRHRLHRLAAATGSVSIAAWLAVLPLTAYYFHLFSPITVLVNLLVVPVAGFLTVFGFMHLGVAACSPMLACVPAFLARGATGLLTQTVMGVERLTAGWVYCAAPTLGWIVGYYALGLLVVARGRLGLSGRRAAMLWLLGVLVYVVAGDSGRPPKGLEATVLDVQDGAAAVLRFPDGATVLCDCGTYGRNDVGRWVVAPALWHWRVRAVDLLVVTHADADHVTGLPSLLDRFRVGRVVHSPVLERAAAGRQLLALLDERGIPHQSVAAGDRLVVGEGNVIEVLWPSDWSLRLRPDDQNENSLVFRVERGGRRVLFGGDIQQVGMAALLHGGVDPRTDALVVPHHGRRAPAAEAFAQATRPRYAICSIRPDHLPPDIVAAYRGAGAEVLVTGWDGAITVALFNGEVVATRARRREGRVRADIALDGGHGSD; encoded by the coding sequence AGGGGCCTCCTGGCCGCGACGCACGCCGCACGCGGGTGGCTCCGCGAGACCCTGAAGGCCTCGCTTGCCCCGGACAAGCACACGGCTCCCCTGCTCTGTGCTCTGACGCTGGGCGACCGGACCGATGTGGACGACAACCTGGCGGAAGCATTCGCGCGCACGGGCACGATCCACCTCCTCGCGGTGAGCGGCTTCAACGTGGCCGTGGTGGCCTGGGTGGTGTGGACGCTCACGTCGTTGGCCGGCCTCGGGCAGCGGGCGGCTGGCGCGCTGGTCCTGTGTGCCGTGGGCGTCTATGCGCTGGTCACCGGGGCTCCGCCATCGGTGGTGCGGGCCGCCGTGATGTCGGGCGCCTACGTGCTGAGCATCATGGGGCGGCGCCAGTCGGACGCCGTGCACGCGGCGGCGCTGGCGGCGCTCGTGCTGCTGGCGGCGCGGCCGTTCGACCTCTTTCAGCCGGGGTTCCAACTCTCCTTCGCCGCGGTGCTCGGCATTCTGCTGCTATCCGAGGACCTGGCGGCGATGCTGGGGCCAGGCGAGAGCGTGCTCGAGCGGGTGGCCGGCCCCAGGGGAGTTGGCGCCTTCGCGTGGATTCGCCATCGGTTGCACCGACTGGCCGCGGCGACGGGAAGCGTGTCCATCGCCGCCTGGCTGGCCGTCCTGCCGCTCACCGCCTACTACTTCCACCTGTTCAGCCCGATCACGGTGCTCGTGAACCTCCTGGTGGTGCCGGTGGCGGGCTTCCTGACGGTGTTTGGGTTCATGCACCTGGGCGTGGCCGCGTGTTCGCCGATGCTGGCCTGTGTGCCAGCCTTCCTGGCGCGCGGGGCTACGGGGCTCTTGACGCAGACCGTGATGGGGGTGGAGCGGCTGACGGCTGGATGGGTGTACTGCGCCGCGCCGACCCTTGGGTGGATAGTTGGCTACTATGCGCTGGGGCTCCTGGTGGTTGCGCGCGGTCGCCTGGGGCTGAGCGGGCGGCGTGCGGCGATGCTGTGGCTGCTCGGCGTTCTTGTGTATGTCGTGGCCGGGGACTCAGGGCGGCCTCCGAAGGGCCTGGAGGCCACCGTGCTGGACGTCCAGGACGGCGCGGCCGCCGTCCTGCGCTTCCCCGATGGCGCTACCGTGCTCTGCGATTGTGGCACGTATGGGCGGAACGATGTCGGGCGCTGGGTGGTGGCGCCCGCGCTGTGGCATTGGCGCGTGCGGGCGGTAGACCTCCTGGTGGTGACTCATGCGGATGCCGACCACGTGACGGGTCTTCCGTCGCTGCTCGATCGGTTTCGCGTTGGGCGGGTGGTTCACAGCCCTGTCCTCGAGCGCGCCGCGGCGGGCCGGCAGCTCCTGGCCCTGCTCGACGAGCGGGGCATCCCTCATCAGTCGGTGGCGGCTGGCGACCGCCTCGTGGTGGGCGAGGGCAATGTGATCGAGGTGCTCTGGCCGAGCGACTGGTCGTTGCGCCTGAGGCCCGACGACCAGAATGAGAACTCGCTCGTCTTCCGCGTCGAGCGCGGCGGGCGGCGGGTTCTGTTCGGCGGCGACATCCAGCAGGTGGGAATGGCCGCGCTCCTCCACGGCGGTGTGGACCCGCGGACGGATGCGCTGGTCGTGCCGCACCACGGCCGCAGGGCGCCGGCCGCCGAGGCATTTGCCCAAGCCACGCGGCCCCGCTACGCCATTTGCAGCATCCGGCCCGATCATCTGCCGCCCGACATCGTCGCCGCCTACAGAGGGGCCGGAGCCGAGGTCCTCGTCACGGGCTGGGACGGCGCTATCACCGTGGCCCTCTTCAACGGCGAGGTGGTGGCCACGAGGGCCCGGCGCAGGGAGGGCCGCGTTCGCGCAGACATTGCGCTTGACGGCGGGCACGGTTCTGACTAG